The genomic interval CGTAGGCGCGGTCTTCCCGCGTGCCGACACCCAGCTGCCAGGTGCGTGAGTCATGGCCATCCTCGGGCAACCCCGGGCGCTCGATTTGCAGCGCCGGCGGCGGGTTGCGGTTGATTGCGCGCAGCAGCTCGAAGCTGCGCGTTGCCTGGCGTGGGTCGCGTTGCTGGCCATTGGCGCGGTAACGCTCCAGGCGGTAGGCGGCGTCCTGAACCAGCGCTTGGCGCTCGCGGGGCAGGGCAGTGAACCCAGGGCTTTGCAGCTGTGCGGTATCGGCGCTGACAGCCAGCACCTGCTGCTTTTCGTGAGGGTCAAGCGGCTCGGCGCGGGCCAGCAGTTCGCGCTCGCGCGAAGGCCGGTAGTTGACGCTGGACACCAGGCCAGACTGGCGCACTGCCTTGACCGTGTCGGTAGGGATGGCGGTCAGCGGGAACTGCGACGTCAAATCCAGGCCTGGCCGCGCCACCTGCAGCAGTTCGAGCAGGCGGTACGAGCAGTTCTCGTCGAAGAAGAAATAGTCGAACTGGATCTGCTTCAGCTCCCACACATGCTCGACCATGCGCCCGGTCTCTTGCGGGGTGAGGTCCAGCTGGTACTCCCACAGGTCGCGGTTTTCCAGGCTGCGGTACTCGGACAGCTTCTCTTGGTAGGGCATCAGCGCGAACAGGCCTGGGTAGCCGCCCATCAGGCCTTTCCAGGCATACAGGATGCTGTTGTCGCTGCCTTCGATGTAGGCGCCGAAGTTGATCGCGTAGCTCAGCAGCGTGGTGTCGTCGCTGTGGGTGTTGGACTGGTCGATGCGCAGCAAGGTGTGGCCGAACATCGACGAAGGGCTGTTCAGGTAGGCCGCCGGAAAAATCAGCGCGGCGCTGTGCGGGTCGATCGAGGTGTACCAGGTCTTGAATTCCTGGCAGTCGGGCTGTGGCAGGTCGGTCAGCCCCAGTTGCTCCTTGAGCCAGCGGGTACGCGCCGGGAAAACGCACTGGGCATGCTTGTCGCCCAGGCTGGCGGGCGCATACAACGCCTGCACCGTGGCCCGCAGCTCTTGGTCCGGGTGGTGCGCGCCATCGTCGGCGAGAAAGAACTGGGTATCGTCCACATAGCTGCGCCAACCACCCAGCTTGGCGGTTTCGTAATGGCCCAGGGCGATCCAGTAGGGGTTATTGGCCAATTGCTGAAGACGGCCTTCATCCAGCGCAGGCGCAGCATGAACAGGGGCGCAGGCACACAGCGCCAGGTAAGCGAGGCGTTTGAGCATATCGGGCAACTACTTCTTCACGATGCCGAAAGAAAGGGCGAAACCCGCCCCGGTAAGGGGGCGGGGGATGCTGCGCTTACGCCTCGGTGGCGTATTTGGCCAGGCGTGGGTCGTTCTTCAGCACAGCCAGGGTATTGCTGTGCACGGTTTCGGCCGTCACGTCGGCGCTGCTGAAGATCTGGCTGAAGTGCTGGTGGGTGACCGACTCGAAGTAAGTACGGTCTTCCGGCGCTACGCCCAGTACCACGGCATAGGTGGTCAGCGCCTCGCCTTTGCCCATGGCCATGTCTTCGGACAGTTCGTTCATCATGCCATTCATGGCAAACCACGACTTGCCGCCATAGGTCAGCGAAGCCTTGGTGGAGCAGCCGTTGGTGCCGGAGGTCATGCCGAAGGTGGCGTTACCAGAGGTGCCGTTGGTGGTGGAAGCCAGGAAGTGAGCCGGCGTACCGCGTTGGCCTTCGAACAGCATGTTGCCCCAGCCGCAGTTCGGGCCGCCTGGCGCTTCAGCCATGGCATTGAGGGAGACCACGGTGAACAGAGTACCCAGAAGAATCCGTTTCATAGCATTTGTTCTCTATTTGTCTTAAACCAAGGGTCAG from Pseudomonas kermanshahensis carries:
- a CDS encoding DUF3015 domain-containing protein produces the protein MKRILLGTLFTVVSLNAMAEAPGGPNCGWGNMLFEGQRGTPAHFLASTTNGTSGNATFGMTSGTNGCSTKASLTYGGKSWFAMNGMMNELSEDMAMGKGEALTTYAVVLGVAPEDRTYFESVTHQHFSQIFSSADVTAETVHSNTLAVLKNDPRLAKYATEA
- a CDS encoding DUF4105 domain-containing protein; translated protein: MLKRLAYLALCACAPVHAAPALDEGRLQQLANNPYWIALGHYETAKLGGWRSYVDDTQFFLADDGAHHPDQELRATVQALYAPASLGDKHAQCVFPARTRWLKEQLGLTDLPQPDCQEFKTWYTSIDPHSAALIFPAAYLNSPSSMFGHTLLRIDQSNTHSDDTTLLSYAINFGAYIEGSDNSILYAWKGLMGGYPGLFALMPYQEKLSEYRSLENRDLWEYQLDLTPQETGRMVEHVWELKQIQFDYFFFDENCSYRLLELLQVARPGLDLTSQFPLTAIPTDTVKAVRQSGLVSSVNYRPSRERELLARAEPLDPHEKQQVLAVSADTAQLQSPGFTALPRERQALVQDAAYRLERYRANGQQRDPRQATRSFELLRAINRNPPPALQIERPGLPEDGHDSRTWQLGVGTREDRAYAEYGLRMAYHDLNDNAYGFPLGAQIEILQLKVRQYEGNDWQVQRLDLATIRSLTPRNALLKPWSWQVTGGLERVPGKHDDEVLVSHVNGGAGGTWQLADELLGFALGTVRVEHHNDFAEFISPAAGFNGGLLWRNGLGNMTLEAKGDFFTNGEVRRSVSLNQQWEISRNLGLRLSASREFSHLATAQNEVMLELKWYHY